A genome region from Brooklawnia propionicigenes includes the following:
- a CDS encoding IS3 family transposase translates to MKFAAIADWADQGVYPVVFMCRELQVSTSGYYKWRSHRVSARHDQDDLLMGLIRHFYASSPGQPGVRRIHAELAAGGHRVSRKRVWRLMRALGVQGRHPAAWRRTTVAGEHPVPAPDLIGRRFEASAPNEKWCGDITYVKTWNGWAYLATVIDLYSRKVVGWAVDDHMRTSLVTDALDMARVHRQPRTRVIFHSDRGTQYTSTDFAKYCRKHKIRRSLGRTGICYDNAVAESFFATYKKELIHTRPWPDLKTLKKYTFSWIEEYYNQTRRHSTLGYLTPQEYELGYRNILELAA, encoded by the coding sequence GTGAAGTTTGCTGCGATCGCGGACTGGGCTGATCAGGGTGTTTATCCGGTGGTGTTCATGTGTCGGGAACTCCAGGTGTCGACCTCGGGCTATTACAAGTGGCGGAGTCATCGGGTTTCGGCCAGGCACGACCAAGACGATCTGCTGATGGGATTGATTCGACATTTTTACGCCAGCAGCCCGGGCCAGCCTGGGGTCCGACGCATTCATGCCGAACTCGCTGCTGGCGGGCACCGGGTATCGCGCAAGCGGGTGTGGCGGCTGATGCGGGCGCTGGGTGTCCAGGGCCGTCATCCCGCGGCGTGGCGGCGAACCACGGTGGCTGGCGAGCATCCGGTGCCAGCCCCGGACCTGATCGGTCGAAGGTTCGAGGCGTCGGCACCGAACGAGAAGTGGTGCGGTGATATCACGTATGTGAAGACGTGGAATGGTTGGGCTTATCTGGCGACGGTGATCGACCTGTATTCCAGGAAGGTGGTGGGCTGGGCTGTCGATGACCATATGCGTACCTCGTTGGTCACTGATGCTTTAGATATGGCTCGGGTTCATCGCCAGCCTCGGACACGCGTGATTTTTCATTCGGACCGTGGGACGCAGTATACGTCGACGGATTTTGCTAAGTACTGTCGGAAACACAAGATTCGTCGATCATTGGGCCGTACCGGGATTTGTTACGATAACGCCGTCGCGGAATCGTTCTTCGCGACCTACAAGAAGGAACTCATCCATACCCGGCCTTGGCCAGATCTCAAGACTCTGAAGAAGTACACGTTTTCTTGGATTGAGGAATACTACAACCAGACTCGTCGCCATTCAACGCTCGGATACTTGACACCGCAAGAATATGAGCTAGGCTACAGAAACATACTTGAACTCGCAGCCTAA
- a CDS encoding ISAs1 family transposase translates to MPSSPTVGASRIERAGDLMTALNHVPDPRDPRGVRYPLAGMLAVAVCAVLAGARSFAAIGDWALDLDAGHLDRLDLERAPVESTLRKLFARIDAAALDAALAVFAWCRVRHIAGRRVVAIDGKTVRGARSKAGSAPHLIAALDHATGVVLGQHAVEAKSNEIPAVRDLLAGFDPADLAGCVITADAMHTQDDTAKAIIAAGADYVFTVKANRPTLLAALKALPWNKVPVGSTSTQHGHGRRATRTIKVIETPTLPGWPEFTGAAQVAQLRRTVTKNGKKTVEVVYLITSADHHDAPPATLAAWVQGHWSIENALHWVRDVTYDEDRSHVRTGHAAHVMASLRNTAISILRLTGWDNIATALRHHARNPERAITCALTS, encoded by the coding sequence ATGCCATCTTCCCCGACAGTCGGCGCGAGCAGGATCGAACGCGCCGGTGACCTGATGACCGCCTTGAACCATGTTCCCGATCCCCGAGACCCACGCGGGGTCCGCTACCCGCTGGCCGGGATGCTCGCCGTCGCAGTGTGTGCGGTGCTCGCCGGAGCGCGCTCGTTCGCAGCGATCGGGGACTGGGCGCTGGATCTCGACGCTGGGCACCTGGACCGGCTCGACTTGGAACGCGCGCCGGTGGAGTCCACACTGCGCAAACTGTTCGCCCGGATCGACGCGGCCGCTCTGGATGCTGCGCTGGCGGTGTTCGCCTGGTGCCGGGTCCGCCACATCGCAGGCCGTCGGGTTGTCGCGATCGACGGCAAGACGGTGCGGGGTGCACGCTCCAAAGCGGGCAGCGCACCGCATCTGATTGCCGCACTCGACCACGCCACAGGCGTCGTGCTCGGCCAGCACGCGGTCGAGGCGAAGAGCAATGAGATCCCTGCGGTGCGGGATCTGCTCGCCGGCTTTGACCCGGCTGACTTGGCCGGATGCGTGATCACAGCCGATGCGATGCACACCCAAGACGACACCGCCAAGGCCATCATCGCTGCCGGCGCGGACTATGTGTTCACCGTCAAGGCCAACCGCCCCACCCTGCTGGCAGCGCTCAAAGCGCTGCCCTGGAACAAGGTGCCCGTCGGATCGACCTCGACCCAGCACGGCCACGGCAGGCGCGCCACGCGAACCATCAAGGTCATTGAGACGCCCACCCTGCCCGGCTGGCCGGAGTTCACCGGCGCGGCCCAGGTCGCCCAGCTACGCCGCACAGTCACCAAGAACGGGAAGAAGACCGTCGAGGTGGTGTACCTGATCACCTCCGCCGACCATCACGACGCGCCACCGGCGACCCTGGCCGCCTGGGTCCAAGGGCACTGGTCGATCGAGAACGCCCTGCACTGGGTCCGCGACGTCACCTACGACGAAGACCGCTCCCACGTCCGCACCGGCCACGCCGCCCATGTCATGGCCAGCCTGCGCAACACCGCGATCTCGATCCTGCGACTCACCGGCTGGGACAACATCGCCACCGCCCTACGCCACCACGCCCGCAACCCCGAAAGAGCCATCACATGCGCCCTCACAAGCTGA
- a CDS encoding AlbA family DNA-binding domain-containing protein produces MSLADHSTRPLSDDQSWIELVRAISAAKEVDETLWLEWKSHLDLAAKVDQFALAKEILAMANRDVRAASVYCEGWAYIVVGASEEGIGGIEPQASASLEQKLSRYLGTGKEAPRWHLHNVTVDDRNVLIIEVEPPKDGDRMYTLHRDSPTGARAGTVFTRIAEKSEQASPAQIVMLEDRLVDGGFEERIMERVALVCTTLDAHVDFDESNAAQRLFAVITDQPAISVAPSVSVWLHPVPRLRFSASIPGGPSTLWPPRTTHMLAVYPAGYDLRTAYSDVRDTMKALNRPYAISDHNTPEPGNLIAVCTESFGELHSAVKLLLRAGPAGSIGMHSSIQAIRIQTCPDTFDYKVSI; encoded by the coding sequence ATGTCACTTGCTGACCACTCAACCCGACCTCTATCTGACGATCAGTCGTGGATCGAACTGGTCAGAGCGATCTCCGCTGCCAAGGAAGTCGATGAGACGCTGTGGCTGGAATGGAAGTCGCACCTTGACCTAGCCGCCAAGGTAGATCAGTTTGCTCTGGCGAAGGAGATTCTAGCCATGGCTAACCGCGATGTGCGGGCCGCTTCTGTCTACTGCGAAGGATGGGCATACATTGTGGTGGGCGCTTCAGAAGAAGGCATCGGCGGGATAGAGCCTCAGGCGTCGGCTAGCCTTGAGCAGAAGCTTTCCAGATATCTTGGAACAGGGAAGGAAGCCCCCCGCTGGCATCTCCACAACGTCACAGTCGACGACCGAAATGTGTTGATCATTGAGGTGGAGCCGCCGAAGGATGGTGACCGCATGTATACGCTTCACAGGGACTCACCTACCGGCGCAAGAGCCGGAACTGTGTTCACCCGGATCGCTGAGAAGTCGGAGCAGGCCAGTCCTGCGCAGATCGTTATGCTGGAGGACCGCCTAGTTGATGGCGGCTTCGAGGAACGCATTATGGAACGGGTGGCTCTCGTGTGCACCACGCTGGACGCGCACGTGGACTTCGACGAGAGTAATGCCGCGCAACGGTTGTTTGCCGTCATCACGGACCAGCCAGCAATTTCGGTTGCACCATCTGTCAGCGTTTGGCTGCACCCTGTTCCTCGCCTGAGGTTCTCGGCCAGTATCCCGGGCGGACCGTCCACCTTGTGGCCGCCGCGCACCACGCATATGCTCGCAGTCTACCCAGCCGGATATGACCTTCGAACAGCATATTCTGACGTTCGCGACACAATGAAGGCACTAAATCGGCCCTACGCTATCTCTGATCACAACACGCCAGAGCCGGGGAACCTTATTGCAGTCTGCACGGAGAGCTTTGGAGAATTGCACTCCGCCGTCAAGTTGCTTCTGCGAGCAGGGCCGGCAGGCAGCATCGGAATGCACTCCAGTATCCAGGCAATTCGAATCCAAACATGCCCCGATACCTTCGACTACAAGGTAAGCATCTAG
- a CDS encoding transposase: MALVLDDGRSIAEAARNIGVLEKTLGKWVKKERDLRDEQRDPDEPLTRSERAELEQLRADYQRLLDENAHLQMQASFAKKVATWFAKDQQ; encoded by the coding sequence GTGGCGTTGGTGTTGGATGATGGGCGGTCGATCGCTGAGGCGGCACGGAATATCGGCGTCCTCGAGAAGACGTTAGGGAAATGGGTGAAGAAAGAACGAGACTTGCGCGATGAGCAGCGTGACCCGGACGAGCCTTTGACCCGCTCGGAACGGGCCGAGCTCGAACAGCTCCGCGCGGATTACCAGAGGCTGCTGGACGAAAACGCTCATCTCCAGATGCAGGCCAGTTTCGCAAAAAAAGTGGCGACCTGGTTCGCGAAAGACCAGCAGTGA
- a CDS encoding transposase, which yields MTTEPYASARRVFWVVDNGSSHNGARSVERMRQAWPIATLVHLPVHASWLNQVEIYFSILQRKAISTGDFANLDDLAARILAFQQRYNTTASPFDWKYTRGDLNGYLTPLRRHDTTEPTQKAA from the coding sequence ATGACCACCGAACCCTACGCCTCGGCCCGCCGCGTGTTCTGGGTCGTTGACAACGGCTCGTCCCACAACGGCGCCCGCTCGGTCGAACGCATGCGGCAAGCATGGCCGATCGCCACCCTCGTCCACCTGCCCGTGCACGCCTCCTGGCTGAACCAGGTCGAGATCTACTTCTCGATCCTGCAACGCAAAGCCATCAGCACCGGCGACTTCGCGAACCTCGACGACCTCGCCGCGCGAATCCTCGCCTTCCAACAGCGCTACAACACCACCGCCAGCCCGTTCGACTGGAAATACACCCGCGGCGACCTCAACGGCTACCTCACCCCACTCCGCCGCCACGACACCACCGAACCGACCCAAAAGGCAGCCTGA
- a CDS encoding IS630 family transposase: MVTTSPFIIVPDPADLTALTGLANSRRAEHRQVIRARIILAAAQGHPNAAIAADLDLHVDTVRKWRNRYAHNGLAGLQDLARSGRPPVFTPVQVAQVKALACTPPADSDVPLARWSAAELAVQAVSQTMVTSVSPSTVSRWLTAGAIKPWQHRSWIFPRDPDFAAKAGIVLDLYDRRWQGAELGADDYVISADEKSQLQALHRRHPDLAPGPGRTRRVEFEYRRGGTLAYFAAYDVHHAHVIGTIAPTPASNPSPNSSTR; the protein is encoded by the coding sequence ATGGTGACCACTTCCCCGTTCATCATCGTCCCCGACCCCGCCGACCTCACCGCCTTGACCGGCCTGGCCAACTCCCGGCGCGCCGAGCATCGCCAGGTGATCCGCGCCCGGATCATCCTCGCCGCCGCCCAGGGCCACCCGAATGCGGCGATCGCCGCCGACCTGGACCTGCACGTCGACACCGTCCGTAAATGGCGCAATCGCTACGCCCACAACGGGTTGGCCGGGCTGCAAGACCTGGCCAGATCCGGACGGCCACCGGTGTTCACGCCGGTCCAGGTCGCCCAGGTCAAGGCGTTGGCCTGCACCCCACCGGCCGACAGTGATGTGCCGCTGGCCCGCTGGTCGGCCGCCGAACTGGCCGTCCAGGCCGTGAGCCAGACCATGGTGACCTCGGTCAGTCCGAGCACCGTCAGCCGCTGGTTGACCGCCGGCGCGATCAAACCCTGGCAGCACCGGTCCTGGATCTTCCCCCGCGACCCCGACTTCGCCGCCAAAGCCGGCATCGTGCTCGACCTCTACGACCGCCGCTGGCAAGGCGCCGAACTCGGCGCCGACGACTACGTGATCAGCGCCGACGAGAAATCCCAACTGCAGGCACTGCATCGCCGCCACCCCGACCTGGCCCCCGGACCCGGACGAACCCGCCGGGTCGAGTTCGAGTACCGCCGCGGCGGAACCCTGGCCTACTTCGCCGCCTACGACGTCCACCACGCCCACGTGATCGGCACCATCGCCCCAACACCGGCATCGAACCCTTCACCGAACTCGTCAACCAGGTGA
- a CDS encoding recombinase family protein, with protein sequence MVSGRLYGYARVSSKDQNLDRQREALAGVDVLVEEKVSGKTFADRAKLRTLIDFAQAGDTIRTKSIDRLARDTRDLLRIVDELASKGVALEFIDSPLLNVSTKEGRAMITIFAAFAELERESIRERQLDGIALAKAAGKYAKAPKLDAAKIAAARERVEAGVPKARVARDLGVSRQTLHSALNGNGRYAAA encoded by the coding sequence ATGGTGAGTGGACGATTGTACGGCTACGCTCGGGTCAGTTCGAAGGACCAGAACCTGGACCGGCAACGTGAGGCGCTGGCCGGCGTCGACGTCTTGGTCGAAGAGAAGGTCTCGGGGAAGACCTTCGCCGATCGTGCCAAACTGAGGACCCTGATCGATTTTGCGCAGGCTGGGGACACCATCAGGACCAAGTCGATCGACCGGCTGGCGCGCGACACCCGCGACCTGCTGCGTATCGTCGACGAACTGGCCAGTAAGGGGGTGGCCTTGGAGTTCATCGACTCTCCCTTGCTCAACGTCTCGACCAAGGAGGGTCGAGCGATGATCACCATCTTCGCTGCGTTCGCAGAGCTGGAGCGCGAGTCCATCCGCGAGCGGCAGCTCGACGGGATCGCTCTCGCCAAGGCTGCGGGCAAGTACGCCAAGGCGCCCAAGCTCGATGCCGCGAAGATCGCTGCGGCCCGGGAGCGGGTCGAGGCCGGCGTACCAAAGGCTCGTGTGGCCCGGGATCTCGGGGTGAGCCGGCAGACGCTCCACTCAGCGCTCAACGGGAACGGGCGATACGCGGCGGCGTAA